The Lycium barbarum isolate Lr01 chromosome 12, ASM1917538v2, whole genome shotgun sequence genome includes a region encoding these proteins:
- the LOC132621561 gene encoding uncharacterized protein LOC132621561, with protein MSILTKLRCITVDVTGTLIAYKGELGDYYCMAAKAAGQQCPDYKRVHEGFKLAYTEMAKKHPCFGFHEKIPNIVWWKTCVRDSFVQAGYEYDEETFEKIFRRIYATFGSSAPYSIFPDAKPFLRWLRESGVTVGLVSNAEYRYRDVILPALGLNQGSEWDFGVFSGLEGVEKPDPRIYEIALKKAGNVAPEEVLHIGDSFRKDYLPARSVGMHALLLDRFKTADAVNWKKDGATVLPDLTATKDWLTSEELKCSGM; from the exons ATGTCTATCTTAACGAAGTTACGCTGCATCACAGTTGATGTTACCGGCACACTCATTGCTTACAAAGGAGAGCTGGGTGACTATTATTGCATGGCAGCCAAAGCTGCTGGGCAGCAATGTCCTGACTATAAACGGGTTCATGAGGGTTTTAAACTAGCCTATACAGAAATGGCAAAGAAGCATCCATGTTTTGGATTTCATGAAAAGATTCCTAACATTGTGTGGTGGAAGACTTGTGTCAGAGATTCCTTTGTTCAG GCAGGTTATGAATATGATGAGGAGACATTTGAGAAGATATTTAGACGCATATATGCTACTTTTGGTTCTTCTGCACCTTATAGCATATTTCCTGATGCTAAACCGTTCCTCCGATGGCTCCGTGAGAGCGGCGTTACGGTTGGTCTGGTCAGCAATGCTGAGTATCGGTATCGGGATGTAATTCTTCCTGCATTAGGCTTGAATCAG GGATCTGAGTGGGACTTTGGTGTATTCTCCGGTCTTGAAGGTGTAGAAAAACCGGAtccaaggatatatgagattgCCTTGAAGAAAGCGGGAAATGTAGCACCTGAAGAAGTATTGCACATTGGAGATAGCTTCAGGAAAGACTACTTACCCGCGAGAAGTGTTGGGATGCATGCTTTATTGTTGGACAGGTTCAAGACTGCTGATGCTGTCAATTGGAAGAAAGATGGTGCCACTGTGCTGCCCGACTTGACCGCTACCAAAGACTGGCTTACCTCTGAGGAACTGAAATGCAGTGGCATGTGA